One genomic region from Thalassotalea sp. PS06 encodes:
- a CDS encoding DUF6429 family protein encodes MELDEDKIDDAALALLYLTLHDTFRAWKQLDWEITDRLFEKGLIHDPKGKAKSVCFTEKGLAKSEELLNKLFAK; translated from the coding sequence ATGGAACTCGATGAAGATAAAATTGATGATGCAGCTCTCGCACTATTGTATTTGACCTTACACGATACATTCAGAGCCTGGAAACAACTAGACTGGGAAATCACAGATAGGCTTTTTGAAAAGGGGCTTATACACGACCCAAAAGGCAAAGCTAAATCGGTCTGCTTCACTGAAAAAGGTTTAGCCAAATCGGAAGAGCTTTTGAATAAATTGTTCGCTAAATAG
- a CDS encoding DUF3024 domain-containing protein — protein sequence MNNPGEKRDFDIARFKFSVKNRNWTLYWCDRNGKWRVFDEVKPNNDISSFFDLIDRHPIFYG from the coding sequence TTGAATAATCCCGGCGAGAAAAGAGATTTTGATATTGCTCGATTTAAATTCTCGGTTAAAAACAGAAATTGGACACTTTACTGGTGCGATCGTAATGGAAAGTGGCGTGTATTTGATGAGGTTAAGCCAAACAACGATATTTCATCCTTCTTTGATTTAATTGATAGGCACCCAATTTTTTACGGATAA
- the polA gene encoding DNA polymerase I — translation MSQSSPYILVDGSSYLFRAYHVPYLQALSTADGHPTGAITGVLNMLKSLKKDYPDGKVIVVFDAKGKTFRNDLYPEYKANRPPMPDDLRCQIAPLHNIIRAMGYPLLVIEGVEADDVIGTLAEQASAQGLETVISTGDKDMAQLVTEHVTLINTMTSVTMDVDGVIEKFGVRPDQIIDYLALMGDKVDNIPGVQKCGPKTAVKWLTEYETLDGVIANADKIKGKVGENLRAAVEQLPLSYELATIKTDVELEQNLADIKSTDPEVDTLRSLLEQFELKRLLAELNAGAVATDSSASADVAEEEELTPLNEDIPSNYQIIFSEDELDNWVKKLTESGSFAFDTETTSLNYMQAKLVGLSFATEPGEAAYIPFGHDYEGAPEQLDIDLVLGKLKPLLEDKSLIKIGQNLKYDANVLNNYDIALTGIGFDTMLESYCLNSVATRHNMDALAEKYLDYKTVHFEDIAGKGAKQLTFNQIDIDKAGHYAAEDADITLRLHQVLWPKLEKSEKQCSVFKDIELPLLPVLARMEQHGVLIDADLLTEQSQYIATRLDEIEVAAHNIAGKSFNLSSPKQLQTILFEEQQIPVIKKTPKGAPSTAEEVLQELALDYPLPKLILEHRGLAKLKSTYTDKLPLMIDNNSGRVHTSYHQAVTATGRLSSTDPNLQNIPIRSDEGKKIRQAFIAPENHKVVAIDYSQIELRIMAHLSNDPGLLSAFAQGRDIHQATAAEIFGIELEEVTSDHRRSAKAINFGLIYGMSAFGLSKQLGIPRGRAQDYMDKYFERYPGVLTYMEDTRQLANEQGYVETLFGRRLFLPEIKSRNGARKKAAERAAINAPMQGTAADIIKKAMLAVDAWIIEQNDPRIKMTMQVHDELIFEIHQDIVDEVTDKLVQIMNDAVELNVPLIAESGIGDNWQQAH, via the coding sequence ATGTCACAATCATCACCTTATATCCTTGTCGACGGTTCTTCTTATCTGTTTCGTGCCTACCACGTACCTTATTTGCAGGCTTTGTCGACTGCCGATGGCCACCCAACGGGAGCCATAACTGGCGTATTGAATATGCTTAAAAGTCTTAAAAAGGATTATCCTGACGGTAAGGTTATTGTGGTATTTGACGCGAAAGGCAAAACCTTTAGGAACGACCTCTATCCGGAATATAAAGCGAACCGCCCGCCGATGCCTGACGACCTGCGTTGTCAGATTGCACCATTACATAACATTATTCGTGCCATGGGTTATCCATTGTTGGTTATTGAAGGCGTTGAGGCTGATGATGTTATTGGCACCTTGGCTGAACAGGCCAGCGCCCAGGGTTTAGAAACGGTTATTTCAACCGGCGATAAAGATATGGCGCAACTGGTAACGGAACACGTTACCCTTATCAATACTATGACCAGTGTCACTATGGATGTGGATGGTGTTATTGAAAAGTTTGGCGTTCGTCCGGATCAAATCATCGATTACCTGGCGCTGATGGGCGATAAAGTCGATAACATTCCCGGTGTACAAAAATGTGGCCCGAAAACCGCTGTAAAATGGCTTACCGAATATGAAACTTTAGATGGCGTTATCGCCAATGCCGATAAGATAAAAGGCAAGGTTGGTGAGAATCTTCGCGCAGCGGTTGAACAGTTGCCTTTGTCTTATGAATTGGCAACCATCAAGACAGATGTAGAGCTTGAGCAAAACCTGGCGGATATCAAATCCACAGACCCTGAAGTGGATACCCTGCGCTCTTTACTGGAGCAATTTGAGCTTAAGCGCCTTTTGGCTGAATTAAACGCCGGCGCAGTAGCTACCGATTCTTCTGCCAGTGCAGACGTTGCCGAAGAAGAAGAGTTAACGCCATTAAATGAAGATATCCCGAGCAATTATCAGATTATCTTTAGCGAAGATGAGCTAGATAACTGGGTGAAAAAGCTAACCGAAAGCGGCAGCTTTGCATTTGATACTGAAACCACATCACTCAATTATATGCAGGCTAAACTGGTGGGGCTTTCTTTTGCCACTGAGCCAGGTGAAGCGGCATACATCCCATTCGGTCACGATTATGAAGGTGCGCCTGAACAGTTAGATATCGACCTGGTGTTAGGCAAACTAAAACCTTTGCTAGAAGATAAGTCGTTAATAAAAATTGGCCAAAACCTGAAATACGATGCCAATGTCCTGAATAATTACGACATAGCATTAACCGGTATCGGTTTTGACACCATGTTGGAATCCTATTGTTTAAACAGTGTCGCTACCCGCCATAATATGGACGCGCTAGCCGAGAAATATCTTGATTATAAAACCGTTCACTTTGAAGATATCGCCGGTAAAGGTGCGAAACAGCTAACCTTTAATCAAATTGATATCGACAAGGCTGGCCACTACGCCGCTGAAGATGCAGATATCACCTTACGATTACATCAGGTGCTTTGGCCAAAACTCGAGAAAAGTGAAAAGCAATGCTCGGTATTTAAAGATATCGAGCTTCCACTGTTACCAGTATTGGCGAGAATGGAGCAGCACGGTGTGCTTATTGATGCTGACCTGTTAACCGAGCAGAGCCAATACATTGCAACCCGCCTTGATGAAATTGAAGTGGCGGCACATAACATTGCCGGTAAAAGCTTTAACTTAAGCTCACCAAAACAACTGCAAACCATTTTATTTGAAGAGCAGCAGATCCCGGTTATTAAGAAAACGCCAAAAGGTGCGCCATCGACTGCCGAAGAAGTATTACAGGAACTGGCGCTAGATTACCCATTACCTAAGCTGATCCTTGAGCATCGCGGATTAGCCAAACTGAAATCCACCTATACCGACAAATTACCTTTGATGATCGACAACAATTCTGGTCGGGTACATACCTCATATCATCAGGCGGTAACAGCAACGGGTCGTTTATCGTCAACGGATCCGAATTTGCAGAATATTCCGATTCGCTCTGACGAAGGTAAGAAAATCCGTCAGGCATTTATCGCCCCAGAGAACCACAAGGTTGTGGCAATCGATTACTCACAAATTGAATTGCGGATTATGGCACACCTTTCCAATGATCCAGGTTTACTAAGTGCCTTTGCCCAAGGCCGAGATATTCACCAGGCGACCGCTGCGGAAATTTTTGGTATCGAACTTGAAGAAGTCACTAGTGATCACCGTCGCAGTGCCAAGGCCATTAACTTCGGACTCATTTACGGCATGTCTGCGTTTGGCTTATCTAAGCAGTTAGGAATTCCTCGCGGCCGGGCTCAGGATTACATGGACAAGTACTTTGAACGCTACCCGGGTGTGCTTACTTATATGGAAGACACTCGCCAGCTGGCAAACGAACAAGGCTATGTTGAAACCTTATTTGGTCGTCGTCTGTTTTTACCAGAAATTAAATCCCGAAATGGTGCCCGCAAAAAAGCCGCAGAGCGCGCGGCAATCAATGCGCCTATGCAAGGGACAGCCGCCGACATCATTAAGAAGGCGATGCTGGCCGTCGACGCCTGGATTATCGAGCAAAATGACCCTCGCATTAAGATGACAATGCAGGTACACGATGAATTAATCTTTGAAATTCATCAAGATATCGTTGATGAGGTTACTGACAAGCTAGTTCAGATCATGAATGATGCGGTTGAATTAAACGTTCCATTAATCGCCGAATCGGGAATTGGCGACAATTGGCAACAAGCCCATTAA
- the gorA gene encoding glutathione-disulfide reductase has product MSKHFDYIALGAGSGGIAAVNRAAMYGKKCALIEAKALGGTCVNVGCVPKKVMWYAGQIADAVHLSEDYGFDLTAGPLNWSRLVESREAYISRIHTSYETVLGRNHVEVINGYGRFVDKNTIEVNGEHYTADHILIATGGRPSIPDIPGAEYGITSDGFFALEEQPNRVAVVGAGYIAVEIAGVLNALGSETHLLVRKHKPLRDFDDLVSDTLVEIMEQEGPKLETGAVPKSVEKNADGSLTVTLENGKTFTVDCVIWAIGREPATDTINIENAGIKVNEKGFIPTDKFQNTDTANIYAVGDNTGRAQLTPVAVAAGRRLSERLFNNKENEHLDYNLIPTVVFSHPTIGTIGLTENEAKEQFGEDDIKVYTSQFTSMYTAVTRHRQPCRMKLVCQGSNEKIVGMHCIGLGSDEMLQGFAVAVKMGATKADFDNTVAIHPTAAEEFVTMR; this is encoded by the coding sequence ATGAGTAAGCATTTCGACTATATCGCCTTAGGTGCAGGGAGTGGCGGTATCGCTGCAGTTAACCGGGCCGCTATGTATGGTAAAAAATGTGCCTTAATTGAAGCCAAAGCCTTGGGAGGCACCTGTGTAAATGTCGGCTGCGTACCAAAGAAAGTAATGTGGTATGCCGGGCAAATTGCCGATGCCGTGCATTTAAGTGAAGACTATGGCTTCGACCTGACCGCAGGGCCTTTAAACTGGAGCAGGCTGGTTGAAAGCCGCGAAGCGTATATTTCCCGAATTCATACCTCTTATGAAACCGTGCTTGGCAGAAACCATGTCGAAGTGATTAATGGTTATGGTCGCTTTGTCGATAAAAATACCATCGAAGTAAATGGTGAGCACTACACTGCCGATCACATATTAATCGCAACCGGTGGTCGCCCTTCTATTCCAGATATTCCCGGCGCGGAATACGGTATTACTTCCGATGGATTTTTTGCTCTTGAAGAACAACCTAATCGAGTTGCCGTTGTTGGCGCTGGCTATATTGCCGTTGAGATAGCCGGTGTACTGAATGCTCTCGGTAGCGAGACACATCTTTTGGTGCGCAAGCACAAACCTTTGCGCGATTTTGACGATTTAGTCAGTGATACGCTGGTTGAAATCATGGAGCAAGAAGGTCCAAAACTGGAAACCGGTGCGGTACCAAAATCCGTTGAGAAAAATGCCGATGGTTCACTCACGGTGACACTGGAAAATGGCAAAACCTTCACCGTCGACTGTGTTATCTGGGCGATTGGTCGAGAACCTGCCACCGATACCATTAATATTGAAAACGCCGGCATTAAAGTAAACGAAAAAGGCTTTATTCCAACGGATAAATTTCAGAATACGGATACCGCAAATATCTATGCAGTTGGTGACAATACGGGCCGGGCACAACTAACACCGGTCGCGGTTGCCGCTGGTCGCAGGTTATCTGAACGTTTGTTTAACAACAAAGAGAATGAACACCTCGATTACAACCTGATCCCGACCGTAGTATTCAGCCACCCAACCATAGGTACGATTGGTCTTACGGAAAACGAAGCCAAGGAACAGTTCGGGGAAGATGACATCAAGGTTTATACCTCGCAGTTTACTTCTATGTATACTGCGGTTACTCGTCATCGCCAGCCTTGTCGAATGAAACTGGTTTGCCAGGGCAGCAATGAAAAAATTGTTGGTATGCACTGTATTGGCTTAGGCAGTGATGAAATGCTGCAAGGGTTTGCCGTTGCGGTGAAAATGGGTGCCACCAAAGCGGATTTTGATAATACCGTAGCGATCCACCCTACCGCTGCCGAAGAATTCGTGACCATGCGATAA
- the prlC gene encoding oligopeptidase A, whose product MTTANSQYSSANPLLANNNLPAFSQIKPEHIQPAVEKAIADSKKAIDAVVASGAPFTWQSLVADIEAVDDVLEKIWSGVSHLNSVASTDEIREAHDACLPMLSEYGTWVGQHLGLYQAYEAFSQSEEFAALNAAQKKVVTNALRDFKLSGIGLPAEQQKRYGEIQTRLSELSSQFSNNLLDATQAFSVNVTDEDELSGLPENAKAGAAQLAEAQEKSGWVFTLDIPSYLPVMMYADNEALREKLYRAYVTRASELGPNGGEFDNSAIMAETLNLRHEVAGLLGFDNYAEKSLATKMAESNQQVLAFLEDLATKSKTQGGDDLEQLKEFAEKQYGKAQLQPWDLAYYSEKLKQQKYSISDEDLRPYFPEDKVVSGLFEVVNRLYGLTITQRDDVDVWHKDVSFFDVFDKDGGLRGSFYLDLYAREKKRGGAWMADCVGRRELNDGSVQLPVAFLTCNFTKPVGDKPALFTHDEVVTLFHEFGHGLHHMLTQINAAGVAGINGVPWDAVELPSQFLENWCWEPEALAFLSSHHETGEALPQEMLDKMLAAKNFQSAMQMLRQLEFSLFDFKIHAEYDPAKGDEIQHVLNRVREQYAVVEAPEFNRFQHSFGHIFAGGYAAGYYSYKWAEVLSSDAYSRFEEDGVFNRETGLEFLTCILEKGGSAEPMELFKAFRGREPQVDALLRHSGIGA is encoded by the coding sequence ATGACTACGGCAAATTCCCAATATTCATCAGCAAATCCACTCTTGGCAAACAATAACTTGCCAGCTTTTTCACAAATTAAACCGGAACATATTCAACCTGCAGTTGAGAAGGCCATTGCCGATTCTAAGAAAGCCATCGATGCCGTAGTTGCATCTGGCGCGCCGTTTACCTGGCAATCTTTAGTGGCGGATATCGAAGCGGTCGATGATGTGCTCGAGAAAATCTGGTCCGGTGTTTCTCATCTTAACTCTGTCGCCAGTACCGACGAAATCCGTGAAGCCCATGATGCTTGCTTACCTATGTTGTCAGAATATGGCACTTGGGTTGGACAACATTTAGGTCTTTACCAGGCCTATGAAGCGTTTTCTCAAAGTGAAGAATTTGCGGCACTTAACGCCGCTCAGAAAAAAGTGGTTACTAACGCGTTGCGTGATTTTAAATTATCCGGAATCGGCTTACCGGCTGAGCAGCAAAAGCGTTATGGTGAAATTCAGACTCGCTTATCCGAATTATCTTCGCAATTTAGCAACAACCTATTAGATGCAACCCAGGCGTTTAGCGTCAATGTGACCGACGAAGATGAGCTGTCAGGTTTGCCGGAGAATGCCAAAGCAGGCGCTGCGCAGTTAGCCGAGGCGCAGGAAAAATCCGGCTGGGTATTTACTTTAGATATTCCAAGCTACCTGCCGGTGATGATGTATGCCGACAACGAAGCGCTACGCGAAAAGCTGTATCGCGCCTATGTGACCCGAGCGTCTGAGCTTGGTCCAAATGGCGGCGAGTTCGATAACTCAGCAATTATGGCTGAAACCTTAAATCTGCGTCATGAAGTCGCCGGTTTACTGGGTTTTGATAACTATGCAGAGAAATCACTGGCGACCAAAATGGCAGAATCAAATCAGCAGGTTTTGGCATTCTTAGAAGACTTGGCAACCAAGTCGAAAACCCAGGGTGGTGATGACCTTGAGCAATTAAAAGAGTTCGCCGAAAAACAATATGGCAAAGCCCAGCTACAACCTTGGGATTTAGCTTATTATTCGGAAAAGCTGAAACAGCAAAAGTATTCGATTTCCGATGAAGATCTGCGTCCATATTTCCCGGAAGATAAAGTCGTTAGCGGCTTATTTGAAGTAGTGAATCGCCTATATGGTTTAACGATTACTCAACGTGATGACGTCGATGTCTGGCATAAAGATGTAAGCTTCTTCGATGTTTTCGATAAAGACGGCGGGCTGCGCGGTAGTTTTTATTTAGATTTATACGCCCGTGAGAAAAAACGTGGCGGTGCCTGGATGGCCGATTGTGTTGGTCGTCGTGAATTAAATGACGGTTCGGTGCAGCTACCAGTAGCGTTTTTAACCTGTAACTTTACCAAACCGGTTGGCGATAAGCCTGCGTTGTTTACCCATGATGAAGTGGTAACCCTGTTCCATGAATTCGGTCACGGTTTGCACCATATGCTAACTCAAATTAATGCCGCGGGCGTTGCTGGTATTAATGGCGTGCCATGGGATGCGGTTGAGCTGCCGAGTCAGTTCCTGGAAAACTGGTGTTGGGAGCCGGAAGCATTGGCATTCTTATCGTCGCATCACGAAACTGGCGAAGCATTACCACAGGAAATGCTTGATAAAATGCTAGCCGCGAAGAACTTCCAGTCAGCTATGCAAATGCTGCGTCAGTTAGAATTCAGCTTATTTGATTTCAAAATTCATGCGGAATATGACCCGGCAAAAGGTGATGAAATTCAGCATGTGCTTAATCGAGTGCGCGAACAGTATGCTGTCGTTGAAGCACCAGAATTCAACCGTTTCCAACATAGTTTTGGTCACATCTTTGCTGGCGGTTATGCCGCCGGTTATTACTCTTACAAATGGGCGGAAGTGTTATCCAGTGATGCCTATTCTCGCTTCGAAGAAGACGGTGTCTTTAATCGCGAAACCGGTCTGGAATTCCTAACCTGTATTCTTGAAAAAGGTGGTAGTGCCGAGCCAATGGAATTGTTCAAAGCATTCCGTGGCCGTGAACCTCAGGTAGACGCTTTACTTCGCCATTCGGGGATCGGCGCTTAA
- a CDS encoding DNA-3-methyladenine glycosylase I, whose product MEKVSSIYQRAADRKGGEGNLRLLLTPYHTEATNNDELAQVGDDRFLAHFTKKVFQSGFVWRVVEQKWPDFEEHFFNFDIFKIMMMSEEMLENKAQDPKIIRNFKKVQTIKANAQMIYDVQVEDNGYASFAEFVAAWPEEDIIGLWAYLKKHGQRLGGNTGPYALRALGKDTFLLSRDVESYFREHKLIDGGLTTKSSLNTIQRCFNEWQQESGLSMQTLSRLISYSCGDNSVQV is encoded by the coding sequence ATGGAAAAAGTAAGTAGTATTTATCAGCGGGCTGCGGATCGTAAGGGAGGAGAGGGAAATTTGCGCCTTCTTCTGACGCCTTATCATACCGAAGCGACCAACAATGATGAGCTGGCGCAAGTTGGCGACGACAGATTTCTCGCGCACTTCACTAAAAAAGTCTTCCAGTCTGGTTTTGTCTGGCGTGTGGTCGAACAAAAGTGGCCAGACTTTGAAGAACACTTTTTCAATTTCGATATTTTTAAAATCATGATGATGAGTGAGGAAATGCTTGAGAATAAAGCTCAGGATCCGAAAATCATCCGTAATTTTAAAAAGGTGCAGACCATCAAGGCTAATGCCCAGATGATTTACGATGTGCAGGTGGAGGATAATGGCTATGCAAGCTTTGCGGAGTTCGTTGCTGCCTGGCCAGAAGAGGATATCATTGGTTTGTGGGCTTACCTGAAAAAACATGGCCAGCGATTGGGCGGTAATACCGGCCCATATGCGTTGCGCGCTCTGGGTAAAGACACCTTCTTGTTAAGCCGCGACGTTGAAAGCTATTTTCGCGAGCACAAGCTTATCGACGGCGGCCTGACAACCAAATCCAGTCTTAATACTATTCAACGCTGCTTCAATGAGTGGCAGCAAGAATCTGGTCTTAGCATGCAGACCCTAAGCCGACTCATTTCTTACAGTTGCGGTGATAATTCCGTCCAGGTTTAA
- a CDS encoding class I SAM-dependent methyltransferase — protein MQAEQVSETWGIPYGGELRDIRKVKAPFYLLATDNQLELHKTDEPKLDGIVVDFVSGAVGHRRKFGGGRGQDIAKAIGLKHGFSPKVLDATAGLGRDAFLLASLGCDMVMIERQTPVAALLNDGLQRAKHDDEIGEMVANHMQLIHASSLDAMNVEKLPQALQGIDVVYLDPMYPHREKSAQVKKEMRVFQSLVGEDPDADELLNKALAIAEYRVVVKRPNYAEPLAAKKPSTSIKMKKNRFDVYVNKGIPKA, from the coding sequence ATGCAAGCGGAGCAGGTTAGCGAAACCTGGGGAATCCCATATGGTGGCGAGCTACGGGATATTCGCAAAGTAAAAGCACCTTTCTATCTGTTAGCTACGGATAATCAACTGGAGCTACACAAAACCGATGAACCGAAGTTAGACGGTATTGTCGTCGATTTTGTCAGCGGTGCTGTGGGCCATCGACGAAAATTTGGTGGTGGTCGCGGCCAGGATATCGCAAAGGCGATTGGCTTGAAGCATGGCTTTTCTCCAAAGGTATTAGACGCTACGGCGGGTCTGGGCAGAGATGCTTTTCTATTGGCTAGCCTAGGTTGCGACATGGTGATGATTGAACGCCAGACACCGGTAGCAGCTTTACTTAATGATGGCTTGCAACGGGCCAAACACGATGACGAAATTGGCGAGATGGTCGCCAACCATATGCAATTGATTCATGCGTCCTCATTAGATGCGATGAATGTTGAAAAACTGCCTCAAGCCTTGCAGGGTATCGATGTCGTCTATTTAGATCCCATGTACCCACATCGGGAAAAATCAGCGCAAGTTAAAAAAGAAATGCGGGTATTCCAGTCCCTGGTAGGTGAAGATCCTGATGCCGATGAATTGTTGAATAAAGCGTTGGCGATTGCCGAATATCGGGTTGTAGTTAAGCGTCCAAACTATGCAGAACCTCTGGCAGCAAAGAAGCCATCAACCAGTATTAAGATGAAGAAAAATCGTTTTGATGTTTATGTAAATAAGGGCATTCCCAAGGCCTAG